The Xenopus laevis strain J_2021 chromosome 5L, Xenopus_laevis_v10.1, whole genome shotgun sequence genome has a segment encoding these proteins:
- the nck1.L gene encoding NCK adaptor protein 1 L homeolog isoform X2: MDLPNLFKHWFSIGKVKRKPSMPDSASTADDGLPDAERLYDLNMPAYVKFTYAAEREDELSLVKGTKVIVMEKCSDGWWRGSYNGRVGWFPSNYVTEENDSPSGDQVGSLTEKLAAVVNNLNNGRSLHVVQALYPFSSSNEEELNFEKGEVMDVIEKPENDPEWWKCQKSNGLVGLVPKNYVTIMQNIQPTPSFEPVPPRCDYIGPSASGRFAGNQWYYGKVTRHQAEMALNERGNEGDFLIRDSESSPNDFSVSLKAQGKNKHFKVCMKDCMYCIGQRKFSTMEELVEHYKKAPIFTSEQGEKLYLIKPLS, encoded by the exons ATGGATCTGCCGAATCTCTTCAAACACTGGTTCA GTATTGGAAAAGTAAAGCGCAAACCAAGCATGCCTGACTCTGCTTCTACAGCAGATGATGGTTTGCCAGATGCTGAAAGGTTGTATGACCTGAACATGCCAGCTTATGTTAAATTTACATACGCTGCAGAAAGGGAGGACGAGCTTTCCCTGGTGAAGGGCACCAAGGTCATTGTTATGGAAAAGTGCAGTGACGGCTGGTGGCGGGGGAGCTACAATGGACGAGTAGGATGGTTTCCTTCAAACTACGTTACAGAAGAGAACGACAGCCCTTCCGGAGACCAAGTTGGCTCATTGACTGAGAAACTGGCTGCTGTAGTCAACAATCTTAACAATGGTCGATCGCTTCATGTAGTCCAGGCTTTATACCCATTTAGCTCCTCTAATGAGGAAGAGCTCAACTTTGAGAAAGGAGAAGTCATGGATGTGATCGAGAAGCCAGAAAATGACCCAGAGTGGTGGAAATGTCAGAAGAGTAATGGTCTTGTGGGTTTGGTACCAAAGAACTATGTTACTATCATGCAAAACATACAGCCTACTCCAAGTTTTGAGCCTGTACCACCACGTTGTGACTACATTGGACCGTCTGCATCTGGGAGGTTTGCAGGGAATCAATGGTATTATGGAAAGGTGACGAGGCATCAAGCAGAAATGGCTCTCAACGAACGAGGAAATGAAGGAGATTTCCTTATAAGGGACAGTGAATCTTCA ccaAATGACTTTTCTGTTTCACTGAAAGCCCAAGGGAAAAACAAGCATTTCAAGGTCTGCATGAAAGACTGTATGTACTGCATTGGCCAGCGCAAGTTTTCCACCATGGAAGAGTTGGTAGAACATTACAAAAAGGCCCcaatttttaccagtgagcaagGGGAAAAACTCTATCTAATCAAGCCCCTGTCATGA